The genomic region TTCGATATTCTTGCATCGCTTTTTGGATTTCTACATCGGTATTCATGACAAATGGCCCATATTTAGCTATAGGCTCATTAATCGGTTTACCTTGTAACAGCAATAAATGCGACGGTTTTTTCCCAGATATGATGGAAATATCGTTGTTCGGGTTCAATGTTGCACCGTAATTGGGTCGTATGGCCGTATTAGCAATGGTGATTGAATCACCTTCGTAAAAATATAAGGTTCTATTAACATCGGATATATTGGACTTTGGTAAAATGTACTCGGTCTCGGCATCAATATGTATGTTCCAAATAGCGACATCGTTATCGGTAATGCCCGCCCACGAATCCGGAGCCGGATCTAGTGCTTTAACCGAAGCGTAGCTTCCCGCAATTATTTTGACTTGTGCATTCTCGATTTTCACTATCGGTATTTCCTCGTGCCATAACATTTTAAAATGGGGCTCGACAAACTTATTCGCTTTGGGTAGGTTGAGCCATATTTGGAACAGCTCTAATGTGTTTTCTTTATCTGTATGAAGCATCGGAAACATTTCAGAATGTTGTACACCACGCCCAGCGGTCATCCATTGTACGTCACCTTCTCCAAATCTACCTGCGGCCCCTAACGAATCTGAATGGTCACAAAACCCCTTGTTTACGATGGTTATGGTTTCAAAACCCCTATGCGGATGCGCCGGAAAACCAGGTATGGTTTGACCATGATACATTCGCCAGCCATCTTTTATTGTAAAATCATTACCTAAAGTTCTCCCTTCCAACGAAGCGTTCGGGGACATATCTTCTTTTCCTTTTGGATAATGGTCCAAATGGTATACACAAAATAAAAACGGGTCTTCCGTTTGCCAAGGAAAGCCCAATGGAAAGATTTTTTTTATTGGATTGGCCATTATTGAAACTGTTTTATTAACATATTACAAGTTATCCTAAAAAATGGAAAAGACGCTAGTGTTCAGCTGTATTGATTTCAATCCAATACCCATCGGGATCTTGAATATAAATCTGTTTTACGCCATCGGTTCGTTTGGTTATGGCATTCGCTTTTCCGGGCCAATCCGAAAACGGCACATTATTCTCTTTCAAGTGCGCAATTACGGTATCCAGATTTTGGGTTGCCAAACACAAATGCATGGATTTGTTTTTTTCGAAGGGAGTAAATTCTTTTTGGATAAGGTGTATCTGTGAACTTCCCTCAATAATAAACCATCTGAATCCGGGTTTCTTGTCCGGATGGGGCGTTTCCCGTAACTTTAAAATATTGCCATAAAATTCGGCGCTTTTATCAACATCATCTACCACTATGGCGAAATGGTCAATTTTGAAGTCAAACGATTGTGCACTGCTCAGTTGCACCCCCATCAATAAACACATCAACAATATATACGGTTTCATGTGGAATATCATTCGGTTAGCTCAAAAGAATTGATTATTTGTGCATAGGTGTTCTTTGTTTTTTCCCTTTTGTCCTTCAGGGTCCAGGCCATAATCATATACACATTTTCGTTACCTTCAACAAAGGCGATGGTATACGCTATTTCATACATAATACCATCAACTTTTCCGTCAACATCTACTACCTGTGCGTCCAGGCCGTTTATTTTCATTGCTTTGGCCGGCATTTGCTTTGTAATGGTAATACTTTCCTCAAGAAAATTTAACTGTATATCCCTGTAATTCTCCGAAACCGATTTGGAATCGTCCCATTCGTTCAATTCTTCAAAGACTTCCTTAAGCTCATCTTTTGGTTCATCAATGACCACTACATAAGCTTCCTTGAATATATTCTGATATTGCAAAGACGCATCTGGGTTAAGACCCGTGGCTGTTTTCATATATTTTGGGACAGCCATGCTATAATCATTGATCTTGACTGTTTTAAAGTCTTCGGAAACGGACAACTCTTCCTTTTTTCCAAAGCTGGGTATCTCTAAACAGGCGTTGAATTGAAAAGTGAGCAATATGATAAGTACGGTCCTAAAATATATATTCATGGTAGTGGTTGGTTGTTATTGTACATTAGTTTGATAACGCATCAATTTGTTTTTGAACAGCATCAGCTTCTGCATATTTACTGTCGCTGGCCGATCGGTTGCTTTTGGATAAATCAAAGGCTTCCTTCATCAATTTTTGATATTTTTCCTGCAATTTCTCTTTTTCCGTTTTCTTCTTGAATAATCCGAACATAGCTTTTTTTGTGTTTAATTTCCATTAATCGGGGGTGGCCCATCTATCATAGGCTCGTACACCTCGTTTCCTTTTCTAGTCTTAAATTCCTCCTTGACCTTTATGACCAATTTTGGGTTTTCAAAAAGGTCTACCATGGTCATTCCCAAAGCCTTTGATGCGTACACCATGCCTTTATGACCTATTGACATACCGCCACAGGCTACTACGGCCCAAGAATGCCAAGGTGTATCTTTTGGGGCTACCGTGACCCCAAGGTTGATATTGGGCACGTTCCAGCTTACATCGCCAACATCGGTAGAGCCGCCTCCCGGATTCTCTTCGGTCTCCTTCAAGGGATAAATTTTGCTGTCCATACCAATTTCGGGTTTCCCCGTCGCCTTTTGGATTGCTTTACCAAATGCCGTTTCCTCTTCAGTGTAACGTATGGGGCCCAACAATTCCAAATTGTTTTGCATGATTTCCCCACCGGAACGATTTACCAATGTTTCATAAATACCTGATACCAAAGATATTTTGTAATCTACATTGGCCATAATTGCCGCACCTTCGGCCATTTTTTTGACCCTTTCGTAGGTAGGTAGCATTTTTGAGCGTTTAGGGTCCCGAACCCGTACCCAAAGTTTGGCATAGTCAGGTACAACGTTTACGACTTGGCCACCGTCCTGAATATGATAATGTATTCGGGAGGTGGGCAGAATATGCTCGCGATAATAATTTATGCCTGTTGTGTAGAGCTCCAATGCATCGGATGCGCTACGGCCGTTCCAAGGGTCTGAGGATGCGTGTGCCGTTTGCCCATAAAATTCTACGATAAAGTCGATAAGGGATAGCCCACTTTGCACATCGGCCTCGATACCTGATGAAGGGTGCCAACTCAAGTTGACATCCACATCGTCCCAAAGCCCTTCTTTCACCATCCATACTTTTGCAAAATATTTTTCTTCGGCCGGGGTGCCCAAAAACTTTACCGTTCCTTTTATTTTCCCTGTATCCATCAATTCCTTGATAGCGATGGCAGCACCTAGGCTAGATGTACCGAACATGTTATGTCCGCAACCGTGCCCGGCCGCACCGGGTTTTAATGGTTCTTTTACAGGGGTAGCTTTTTGCGATATGCCCGGTAGGGCATCAAACTCGCCCAAGATACTTATTACGGGTTTCCCCGATCCGTACG from Costertonia aggregata harbors:
- a CDS encoding pirin family protein, which produces MANPIKKIFPLGFPWQTEDPFLFCVYHLDHYPKGKEDMSPNASLEGRTLGNDFTIKDGWRMYHGQTIPGFPAHPHRGFETITIVNKGFCDHSDSLGAAGRFGEGDVQWMTAGRGVQHSEMFPMLHTDKENTLELFQIWLNLPKANKFVEPHFKMLWHEEIPIVKIENAQVKIIAGSYASVKALDPAPDSWAGITDNDVAIWNIHIDAETEYILPKSNISDVNRTLYFYEGDSITIANTAIRPNYGATLNPNNDISIISGKKPSHLLLLQGKPINEPIAKYGPFVMNTDVEIQKAMQEYRTTQFGGWPWPYTDNVHDRSKGRFAKYPDGTLVKK
- a CDS encoding VOC family protein; the protein is MKPYILLMCLLMGVQLSSAQSFDFKIDHFAIVVDDVDKSAEFYGNILKLRETPHPDKKPGFRWFIIEGSSQIHLIQKEFTPFEKNKSMHLCLATQNLDTVIAHLKENNVPFSDWPGKANAITKRTDGVKQIYIQDPDGYWIEINTAEH
- a CDS encoding Lacal_2735 family protein → MFGLFKKKTEKEKLQEKYQKLMKEAFDLSKSNRSASDSKYAEADAVQKQIDALSN
- a CDS encoding amidohydrolase, which produces MKYKLSLLVALFMIITLSAQKLTKNKKAIIASVETHKSALIKISDSIWALAETAFNEKESSRILADYAEKNGLEVERGVAGIPTAFTATYGSGKPVISILGEFDALPGISQKATPVKEPLKPGAAGHGCGHNMFGTSSLGAAIAIKELMDTGKIKGTVKFLGTPAEEKYFAKVWMVKEGLWDDVDVNLSWHPSSGIEADVQSGLSLIDFIVEFYGQTAHASSDPWNGRSASDALELYTTGINYYREHILPTSRIHYHIQDGGQVVNVVPDYAKLWVRVRDPKRSKMLPTYERVKKMAEGAAIMANVDYKISLVSGIYETLVNRSGGEIMQNNLELLGPIRYTEEETAFGKAIQKATGKPEIGMDSKIYPLKETEENPGGGSTDVGDVSWNVPNINLGVTVAPKDTPWHSWAVVACGGMSIGHKGMVYASKALGMTMVDLFENPKLVIKVKEEFKTRKGNEVYEPMIDGPPPINGN